A single Cottoperca gobio chromosome 5, fCotGob3.1, whole genome shotgun sequence DNA region contains:
- the id1 gene encoding DNA-binding protein inhibitor ID-1 has product MKVVGSTCAMKSKVGGEDMVRCLSEQSLTIAKCKIPLLDEQMSAFLHDMNSCYSKLKELVPTLPTNKKASKVEILQHVIDYIWDLQVELDEPEKSRQLSASGVTRTPLTTLNAEIASIAVENGCSDDRIMCR; this is encoded by the exons ATGAAGGTTGTCGGATCTACCTGCGCCATGAAGAGCAAGGTCGGCGGCGAGGACATGGTGCGCTGCCTGTCCGAGCAGAGCTTGACCATCGCAAAGTGCAAGATCCCGCTGCTGGACGAGCAGATGAGCGCCTTCCTCCACGACATGAACAGCTGCTACAGCAAGTTGAAGGAGCTCGTGCCTACGCTGCCCACCAACAAGAAAGCCAGCAAGGTGGAGATCCTGCAGCACGTCATTGACTACATCTGGGACCTGCAAGTCGAGCTGGACGAGCCGGAGAAGAGTCGCCAGCTCTCCGCCAGCGGCGTCACGCGTACACCGCTGACCACGCTGAACGCAGAAATCGCGAGCATTGCAGTGGAG AATGGATGCTCAGACGACAGGATTATGTGCCGTTAA